From the genome of Romeriopsis navalis LEGE 11480:
CCCAGTCCCGTACCTTTGCCAAATTCTTTGGTGGTGAAGAGTCGTTCAAAAATTCGGTTTTTGACTTCTGCTGGCATGCCTGGGCCATTATCCTTAAACCGAATAATCACTGATTCAAAATCATCGCTGGAGGTAATGTTAATGCAAATTTGAGGGGATGCGGTTTGGTGATTGAACTGACCGGCGTGAATACCTTCATCGATCGCATCGATCGCATTTGCTAGGATATTCATAAACACTTGGTTGAGCTGACCGGGGAAACATTCAATCTCAAGCGGTGTGTTGTCATAGTCGCAAATTACATTAATGGCACCCCTTGACTCATTGGCTTTGAGCCGATGTTTGAGAATCAGTAAGGTGCTATCGACGCCATCCTGAATGCAGGCGGGGATTTTATGTTCGGTGTCAGCCCGTGAGAAATTGCGGAGACTATCGCTGAGGCTTTGAACCCGGCGAATGCCTTCATGCATGGATTGAATGAGCTTGGGCAAGTCATGTCGAATAAAGCCAAGATCAAGTTGCTCAAATTGTGTTTGTAATGCCGTAGTTTGCTCGGGGCAGTTGGTTTCATAGAGGGCAAAGGCTTGAAAAATCACTTCAACATAACTGAGCGCATGATCAATATTGCCGGAGAGAAACCCAATCGGATTATTAATCTCGTGGGCAACGCCCGCCACGAGATTACCTAAAGTCGACATCTTTTCGCCTTGGGCTAATTGCATCTGGGTATCGCGCAACATGTCAATGGCTTCTGCTAACTCTTGCGTTTTGTAGTCGAGTCGAACTTCGGTTTTTTCTAATTCCAGTTCGAGGTTAAGCTGCGCGGTGCAGTCGCGGATATGAATGCAGCAATATTCTTGGTGCTCGATCGCGCAATAACGCAGGTTGAGTTCCAACGCATAGGTTTGACCGTTAGGGCCAACATAGGTTGTGACAATGATGACAGGGGATTGCCGCGCTTGCGACCAATAGCGGGACCAAGCCGCAGCGGTGGGAAGGAGACCAACTTCGAACAATGAGCGAGATTTGAGTTGATCAAGATGGCAATCAAATAACTTGCAGATGGCGGGATTTGCATCAAGAATTTTCCCATCAAACGTGACCCACAGGAGTCCTTCCAGCATGTGGGCGATCGCAAACTGATGCAGCCGCGAATCACGGTCAGTTGAGGTACGCGACGCCAACTGCGGCTCGAGCGGTAAAGACCAATTTGAGGGGGGATGATTCGGCTCTAAATCGTCGATTTCAGCGTTCATGCTTCACGGCTGGGCAAGCCTTAGGAGATCCGATGCGGATTCATATTTCACTTTTTTATGTTACCCGGGAAGTAAATACTGATAACAATTTAGGCAAGGCAATTTATTCCGCAAAACTACGGGGATTTGCCCGACAGATTCGCCGCTATGCGTGAATCGACGGACTGTTCGTGAATTTTAGCTGATGCCGAGTAATGGCGGCCTGATAGCTGGCTTCTTGACGTTGCCCGATATTTTCTAAGCTATATTCCGTCAAGACGCGCTCCCGGGCAATGCCGCCGAGCTGCTGCCGGCGGTCTGGATCTTGCAATAGTTGTAGCAGTGCCTCGGCCAGTGGTTTGGGTTGTTTCGGTGGAATCAGTAAGCCGGCATTGCCCCCATCGAGCATTTCGGCCATTCCACCGGCGTGGCTACCGACGACACCACGGCCTGCGGCCATTGATTCGAGGCAAACTAAGGGAAAGTTCTCCCAGATACTAGGAAACACACAGATATCAGTCTGGGCCAAATATTCGGGAATGCGGTCCAGTGGCACGGCCCCAACAAACTCTAGGGATGCGGCATAACGTCGTAGCTTCTGGCTGAGATATTCCTGCATATTTAGGTTTGCCTGGGGTGATGGCCAAGCGGGGCCAACAAACCGGAACTTTGCGGCTGGATATTGTTGTAATACCAGGGGAATGGCTCGCATTAAGTCGAGGATGCCTTTGCGGATTTCGAGCCGACCAATGAACGTCACACGCTGTGTCGAAGTATCAAGCGGAATATCCAGGGATATGGCGGGCGGAATGTAGGGTAACGGTACATTGATAAAGTTAGCGGGGTTTAGTTGCCAGTCGGTCTGGACCTGATGCAGGATTGCCTGGGAGGGGCCAGAAAGGACATCGGCATGGAGCGCATGTTGGTATTCGGGGTCTGCGCGATAATGATAGGCCGGTGATGACTGGGGCCATTTTCCCCGACGTAAACTCCCGAGGAAAAACCGAGCTTGGGCTAGGCGGGTCATGGGGATATGACTGATTGCAGCCAGCATGTAGCTCGGAGTATGCAGCTTAAGTACAAACGGCAAATCCGGAAATTGTTGACGAATTTCACGGCCCTCGGCACCACAATCCGGCCCTTCAATCACGTCAAAGTTGACGACGTGATGTCGTTGGGCGAATGTGGCCAAAATTTCCTGCGGAAAACTCGTGCGATTCAGCGGTTGGATGCGATGCACCTTCAAGCCCGGGAACGCTTCACAGCCAGTGCGAGTGGGACTCGCGGTAAAAACTTCAACGGTATGACCCCGTTGCGCTAACAGATGCGCTGCCTGCTGGACATAGGTGGCAATACCGCCGATCGCATTATCCGGAGGATATTCATAACTAACAAATGCAATCTTCATGAATTGGCCAGTGGCGAGAGAGGATTCACGGTGTCAACTCAAGGAATGAGTTAGAAATTTAGCTAATTTGCAGTGGGCTGGATGCTAAAGGTTGGGGGGGATAGACTTTGTGATGCCGAGTAATGGCGGCCTGATAGCTGGCTTCTTGACGTTGCCCGATATTTTCTAAGCTATATTCCGTCAAGACGCGCTCCCGGGCAATGCCGCCGAGCTGCTGCCGGCGGTCTGGATCTTGCAATAGTTGTAGCAGTGCCTCGGCCAGTGGTTTGGGTTGTTTCGGTGGAATCAGTAAGCCGGCATTGCCCCCATCGAGCATTTCGGCCATTCCACCGGCGTGGCTACCGACGACACCACGGCCTGCGGCCATTGATTCGAGGCAAACTAAGGGAAAGTTCTCCCAGATACTAGGAAACACACAGATATCAGTCTGGGCCAAATATTCGGGAATGCGGTCCAGTGGCACGGCCCCAACAAACTCTAGGGATGCGGCATAACGTCGTAGCTTCTGGCTGAGATATTCCTGCATATTTAGGTTTGCCTGGGGTGATGGCCAAGCGGGGCCAACAAACCGGAACTTTGCGGCTGGATATTGTTGTAATACCAGGGGAATGGCTCGCATTAAGTCGAGGATGCCTTTGCGGATTTCGAGCCGACCAATGAACGTCACACGCTGTGTCGAAGTATCAAGCGGAATGTCCAGCAGACTTGGCGTTGGGATATAGGGATAGGGAACCGAGGCGCAAAGCACGGGGTTGAGTTCCCACTCCGTGCGAACTAAGTCTTTGATGGCATTGCAGGGGGCCGCAATTTCTTGTGCCCGTAAGGCGTTGTGGTATTCGGGATCGCGCTGTCGATCGTAGGTTTCGCCCGTGAGCTGAGGCCATTGTCCGCGTCGGAGCCCACCGAGGATAAACCGGGCTTTTCCCGATAAGCTGAGGGGCGGACGGCCAACACGACGCAGCATATAGCTGGGAGTATGCAGCTTGAGTACCATTGGTAATTCGGGGAACTTTGCCCCGATTCCCGCCGCATCAGCACCACAGTCCGGACCTTCGGCAACATCAAACTGAATGGCCTGATGCCGTGCGGTGAAAATGGGGGTAATTTCGGTGGCGAAACTCTGACGATCGGTGGGTTGAATGCGATGGACCGTCACCCCGGCATCCGTTTCGCTGCCTGCGCGATCGGGACTGGCAGCAAAAACTTCAACGGTATGGCCCCGCTGCGCCAGCATATGTGCCGCTTGGCGAACGTAGGTGGCAATGCCACCGATCGCAGTATCGGGGGGATATTCGTAGCTAATGAGGGCAATTTTCATGGGATTAATGGGTCAAAATAGGGGTGTCTTGATTGAGGCGGCTACCTTGGGAGAGACGGACAAGACCGTGGTCATTGCGATAGGCCCACATGGCGTTTTCGACGATCGCGGGTTGCACTTCAAAGCTGAGGGCATCTTCAGCTTCAAGGTAGGTGACAGGATCATTCGAGCGGAAGAGGAAGATACTGGCACGGTAAGAACCGGGATAGAGCGGCAGACGACGGAGATTGAAGCTGACCGATAGTTCGTCTTTGAGTGGGAAGGGTTCGAGTCCTTCTTCACTGGTGCAGAGGCTTGAGACTAAGGTGCCCATCATGTCGTAGATACGGATGACGATCGCGCAGTCGCTCAAGGGACTATGGCCGTTGAGTTTGATATGGAGCTGATAGTCGCGATCGAAGATCGGCGATTGGGTCCGACAGAGCTCTTCGTCTTCCAGGTACGCATCAACGAGTTCGATGCCGTAGGGACTGGTTGTACCGATTGTTGCGGGGGCGGATTCGGCACTGCTGAGATAGTGCTTAACGCCGTCTTCCGCGCTCCCAGCAAAAATCAGCTCACCTTTACGCATCATCAGGGCGGAGTCACAGAGTTGACGAATGGCCGCCATATTGTGACTGACAAAGAGGACGGTGCGACCACCGTGGGCAACGTCTTTCATTTTGCCGAGGCACTTATTTTGGAATTGTGAGTCACCGACGGCGAGGACTTCATCCACAATCAAAATTTCGGGTTCGAGGTGGGCGGCAACGGCAAAAGCTAGGCGCACGTACATCCCCGAGGAATAACGCTTGACTGGCGTATCGAGGAATTTTTCGACTTCGGCAAAGTCCACAATCTCATCAAACTTGCGCTTGATCTCAACTTTGCTCATGCCAAGGATGGCACCATTGAGAAAAATGTTTTCCCGGCCCGTGAGTTCGGGATGAAAACCGGTCCCAACTTCGAGTAGGCTGGCGACCCGACCGCGCATCTGAATGCGGCCCGATGTGGGTTCGGTGATGCGACTGAGCACCTTGAGCAAGGTGGATTTCCCCGCACCGTTGCGGCCAATGACGCCAACCCGCTCACCTTGACGAATATCAAAAGAAACATCGTTTAAGGCCCAAAAATCTTGCTCGGACGATGTCTGGCGCGATCGATTAAAGCTACCTGTGAGGCGTTTGGCTTGGCCCGACAGCATTTCGCGGAACGAACCATATTGGTTATTGGCGGATTTGCCGAGGGTGTAGCGTTTACTCAGGTTCTCGACCTGAATCACAATATCTGACATGACTCAAAAATAAATAAAGTGGATGAATGAATTAGATGACGTCAGCGAAGGAGCGTTCATAGGCGCGGAAGTAACGAATGCCGCCGAACAAAAAGGCAAACACAATACCGATCGAGATGACAAAGCCAGGTAAATAAAGGTGTGAGTCACCGCCCAGGATGGCCCAGCGGAAGCCGTCAATGACCCCCACCATGGGATTGAGGGAGTAGATCCAGCGCCACTGCTCAGGCACAATACTGCTGCTAAAGCCCACCGGGGAGATATACAGACCAAACTGAATGATGAAGGGCACCACATAGCGGAAATCCCGATATTTAACATTCAGTGCCGATAGCCATAAACCCGCACCCATGGCTGCACTAAAGGCAATCAGGATGAAAAAGGGGAGGGTAATAATCCGCCAGCTTGGAATGAAGTGATACCAAGCCATGAGGCCAACCATAATCACACTGGAAATCATGAAGTCAATCAAGCTGACAATCACAGCACTAGTGGGGAGCACCAGGCGGGGAAAATAAACCTTCGACAGCAGATTTGCGTTGGTGATGAGGCTATTGCTACATTCAGATAAGGAATTGGCGAAGAATTGCCAAGGCAACATGGCCGCAAACACTAAAATCGGATAGGGTGCGCCTTGAGTCGGTAATTTGGCCAGGCTCCCGAAGACGACGCTAAACACGATCATCGTCAGAAAAGGTCGGAGTAAGGCCCAAGCAATCCCAATTGTGGTTTGTTTGTAGCGGACGAGAATATCGCGCCAGGCGAGAAAGTAGAAGAGTTCGCGGTAGCGCCACAGATCCTGCCAGTATTGCCGTTCGGCGCGGCCTGATTCGATGGTGAATGAGAGGGAGCGCTGGGTCATGGTGTTCGCACTTGGAAAAGAGAGCTATGGGTCACAGGGCAAAAGAATTTCTTGGAAGAAATATCCCGATGGCTCTACTCTGGCAAATGATTTTCTGCGATCGCGTATACGCTGTTGTGGACTTTGGTGTTTGACTTGTGCAGGGGATTGAGTCACGCCTCGGGGATTTGTATGTGACAGTAGAAAAATCGGATAAGGTGGATCTAGTCAGAATTACCGCTTTTGGTTAAGCTGTAGGGCAGTTTTCCTGCCATCACCTGTGGCATTTGTGATTACGGCCTATGAAATTTCCATTTGCAGCTTGGCGATCGCGAAGATCTTCAAGTAATGAACCATCGGGTGCTGCAGCTCAGGGTTTAGGTACGTTTGGTGGAGTCTATACACCCTCAATTCTGACGATCTTGGGGGTGATTATGTACCTCCGGTTTGGTTGGGTTGTGGGTAATGTGGGGTTGGTCGGGTCGCTGCTGATTGTGACGCTGGCCACGGCAATTACCTTTTTGACAGCGTTGTCGGTCTGTGCGATCGCCACGGACCGGGTGGTGCGGGTCGGGGGTGCGTACTATATGATTAGTCGCTCACTGGGGATTGAGACCGGTGGAGCTGTCGGAATTTCGCTGTATTTTGCGCAAGGGCTATCGATCGCGCTATATACGATGGGTTTTGCTGAGAGTGTGACCCAAACGTTTGGTCATTTAGATCAGACATTCGTGGCGCTGGTGACGACGATCGCCGTGGCAATACTTGCTTTAACTTCGGCGGAGGTGGCGATTAAGGCGCAGTACGTGATTATGGGGGCGATTATCCTATCGCTGTTGTCGTTGGTTCTGGGCGGGAATTTGCCGGCGGTGGCGCCGCAGGGATTGGGGGTGACGACGGGTAGCGTGCCATTTTGGAGCGTGTTTGCCGTGTTTTTCCCGGCGGTAACGGGAATTATGGCAGGCGTCAGTATGTCGGGAGACTTGGAGAATCCGAGTCAATCGATTCCGAAGGGGACATTGGCCGCTGTGGGCACGGGTTATCTGATTTATATGGCGCTGCCGTTTTTGCTGTCGACGCGGGCCGATACTGCGAGTTTAGTGAATGATTCGCTGGTGATGCAGCGGTTGGCGATTTGGCAACCGGCGATTTTGTTGGGGGTCTGGGGTGCGACGTTATCGAGTGCACTGGGGAGTATTTTGGCCGCGCCGCGAGTATTGCAGGCGTTGGCCCGGGACGGGGTATTGCCCCGATGGTTGGCTTGGCTGGGCAATGGCAGTAAAGAAAAGGATGAGCCGCGGATTGGGACGATCGTGACTTTGATGATTGCGATCGCTGCGGTCTGTATTGGGGAC
Proteins encoded in this window:
- a CDS encoding ABC transporter permease produces the protein MTQRSLSFTIESGRAERQYWQDLWRYRELFYFLAWRDILVRYKQTTIGIAWALLRPFLTMIVFSVVFGSLAKLPTQGAPYPILVFAAMLPWQFFANSLSECSNSLITNANLLSKVYFPRLVLPTSAVIVSLIDFMISSVIMVGLMAWYHFIPSWRIITLPFFILIAFSAAMGAGLWLSALNVKYRDFRYVVPFIIQFGLYISPVGFSSSIVPEQWRWIYSLNPMVGVIDGFRWAILGGDSHLYLPGFVISIGIVFAFLFGGIRYFRAYERSFADVI
- a CDS encoding glycosyltransferase family 4 protein yields the protein MKIALISYEYPPDTAIGGIATYVRQAAHMLAQRGHTVEVFAASPDRAGSETDAGVTVHRIQPTDRQSFATEITPIFTARHQAIQFDVAEGPDCGADAAGIGAKFPELPMVLKLHTPSYMLRRVGRPPLSLSGKARFILGGLRRGQWPQLTGETYDRQRDPEYHNALRAQEIAAPCNAIKDLVRTEWELNPVLCASVPYPYIPTPSLLDIPLDTSTQRVTFIGRLEIRKGILDLMRAIPLVLQQYPAAKFRFVGPAWPSPQANLNMQEYLSQKLRRYAASLEFVGAVPLDRIPEYLAQTDICVFPSIWENFPLVCLESMAAGRGVVGSHAGGMAEMLDGGNAGLLIPPKQPKPLAEALLQLLQDPDRRQQLGGIARERVLTEYSLENIGQRQEASYQAAITRHHKVYPPQPLASSPLQIS
- a CDS encoding glycosyltransferase family 4 protein is translated as MKIAFVSYEYPPDNAIGGIATYVQQAAHLLAQRGHTVEVFTASPTRTGCEAFPGLKVHRIQPLNRTSFPQEILATFAQRHHVVNFDVIEGPDCGAEGREIRQQFPDLPFVLKLHTPSYMLAAISHIPMTRLAQARFFLGSLRRGKWPQSSPAYHYRADPEYQHALHADVLSGPSQAILHQVQTDWQLNPANFINVPLPYIPPAISLDIPLDTSTQRVTFIGRLEIRKGILDLMRAIPLVLQQYPAAKFRFVGPAWPSPQANLNMQEYLSQKLRRYAASLEFVGAVPLDRIPEYLAQTDICVFPSIWENFPLVCLESMAAGRGVVGSHAGGMAEMLDGGNAGLLIPPKQPKPLAEALLQLLQDPDRRQQLGGIARERVLTEYSLENIGQRQEASYQAAITRHQLKFTNSPSIHA
- a CDS encoding ABC transporter ATP-binding protein yields the protein MSDIVIQVENLSKRYTLGKSANNQYGSFREMLSGQAKRLTGSFNRSRQTSSEQDFWALNDVSFDIRQGERVGVIGRNGAGKSTLLKVLSRITEPTSGRIQMRGRVASLLEVGTGFHPELTGRENIFLNGAILGMSKVEIKRKFDEIVDFAEVEKFLDTPVKRYSSGMYVRLAFAVAAHLEPEILIVDEVLAVGDSQFQNKCLGKMKDVAHGGRTVLFVSHNMAAIRQLCDSALMMRKGELIFAGSAEDGVKHYLSSAESAPATIGTTSPYGIELVDAYLEDEELCRTQSPIFDRDYQLHIKLNGHSPLSDCAIVIRIYDMMGTLVSSLCTSEEGLEPFPLKDELSVSFNLRRLPLYPGSYRASIFLFRSNDPVTYLEAEDALSFEVQPAIVENAMWAYRNDHGLVRLSQGSRLNQDTPILTH
- a CDS encoding PAS domain-containing sensor histidine kinase, translating into MNAEIDDLEPNHPPSNWSLPLEPQLASRTSTDRDSRLHQFAIAHMLEGLLWVTFDGKILDANPAICKLFDCHLDQLKSRSLFEVGLLPTAAAWSRYWSQARQSPVIIVTTYVGPNGQTYALELNLRYCAIEHQEYCCIHIRDCTAQLNLELELEKTEVRLDYKTQELAEAIDMLRDTQMQLAQGEKMSTLGNLVAGVAHEINNPIGFLSGNIDHALSYVEVIFQAFALYETNCPEQTTALQTQFEQLDLGFIRHDLPKLIQSMHEGIRRVQSLSDSLRNFSRADTEHKIPACIQDGVDSTLLILKHRLKANESRGAINVICDYDNTPLEIECFPGQLNQVFMNILANAIDAIDEGIHAGQFNHQTASPQICINITSSDDFESVIIRFKDNGPGMPAEVKNRIFERLFTTKEFGKGTGLGLAIAHEIITEKHGGILRVESTLDVGTEFIVQLPVIDTRSTTHVSRGQRHWAFK